A region of the Dehalococcoidia bacterium genome:
ACGCGTCCCGGGCTGGAGCAAGCCGCCAAGAAGGGCTTCAAGGGCGGGATGCTCACTCCCATAACCATTTCACTGACCTTGCTGCTCAACGGCTGGTTGCATTTTTAGCTGTCAGCGGTCGGCAATCAGCTATCAGGACAAGCGAGGGAGAAGAGAATAATGCAAGCTTTATTGTTACTTCTTCTTCCTTAAATTTTCAGTTACTCTGAATTTAACAATCTTTTCTACAAGCCCATAAGGAATGGGCTTATCTAAAGGGAATTTAATAGATCGAGTGATTTCTGGCAAAATCCATTCAAATTGCTAAAATCGCATAAAAGGAGTATAACAAATGGTCCGAAGGATCCTAGGTATTCTGATTATTATTCTGGCTATCGGCATTGCCGTCGTACCGCAACTTACTAAATGCGATGTGTCTACGATGAAGTGTAATTACACGGCAGATGCCGAAATGGCGCTGGCGCTGCCAATATTGATTGAGGGGCTGGTTCTGGTTATTGGTCGCAAGGAATCCCAGTTCGGGCTTGCATTGGTAGGCGCAGCCCTCGGCATATCCGTAATCCTCGTCGCTTATGTCCTGATAGGCGTCTGTAGCTCAACTATGATGACAATGGACTGCATTACCATAATGAAACCATCGCTGCTCGTTCTCGGCCTGTTGTTGATTTTGGCTAACATCGGCCTTCTCTGGAGCTCAATGCGAAATAAGACGTAAACATACTTTTTATGAATTGGGCTCCAGTATACTGGCTGGAGCCCAATTCAAGGTAACACGTTCCCTGTGTTTCTTGGCCAAACGGGAACGAGTGTTGTAGGAATTTGTACGGTCTAGTTAGTAACGTCCCATCAACGGTTACGCTGGCGGCGCTGGTGCCGGCTTTCAGAATCAGCCGCATGGAACCGGCGATAGCGGCGAGGGAATAACATGATAAAACTTGTAAATGTCACCAAGGAATTCAATCTGGACGAGCAGGTTATCACGCCCGTGCGCGATGTCAACCTGGAAGTCAGCAAGGGCGAGTTCGTCATCATCATAGGCCGCTCGGGCACGGGCAAAAGCACCATGCTCAACCTGGTGGCCGGATTGATAAGGCCGACAACAGGCAGCGTTCTGGTCGAAGGCCGCGACCTGGCGCAACTTTCGGACAAAGAGATGTCGCGTCTGCGCAGCCGCGAGATGGGTTATGTTTTCCAGTTCCCCAGCCTGTTGCCTGCGCTGACCATTCGCGACAATATCGCCATGCCGTCCACCTTCAGCGCAGACGAAAACAGGAAAGGCTCGCCAAAACGCGCCGAGGATCTGCTGGAGATGCTGGGGCTGGGAGAGCGCATGGACTGCTATCCACGCCACCTCTCAGCAGGCGAGCAGAAGCGAGCGGTGATAGCGCGTTCACTGATGAACGAGCCCAGGATACTGCTGGCTGACGAACCCACCAGCGACCTGGACGAGCGGACGGAAAAGGAGATAATGGCGCTGCTGAAACAGATACACGACAGCGGTGTAACCATCCTGATGGTCACCCACAGCCTGGGGCTGGTGCCCTATGCCACGCGCGCATATAGCATGGGCAAGGGAAAACTCGAACTGACTCACCAAAAGTAAATATATAAAGAGGTGGCGGCCTAGAATATTGAGACCTCATCCCCTGGCCTCTTCTTCTCGCGAGGAGTCCGCCTGAGGCGGATTCCAGAGGGGGCTGCACCCCTCTGGACGCCCCGGTTTCACAATTCGGAAGGCCGGATTCAAAGAGGAGAAAGCATTAACGCGCAGCTTCTTATTATCAGTTGAGATCTTTATAAGCAATCGTTTGTGGTGAGTCGTTAAAAATCCCTCTTAATCTCCCCCATTCGACTTCGCTCAGGGCAAGCTCTTTCCAAGGGAAGATACAGGTTGAAGATGGGTTTGCCCCCACGACATGCACTGGATTGTCGGGTCAAGCCCGACAATGACAATAGGATAGGCCTGGTCCTCCGTAGTCCAAGTGAGGAACCTCATCTCAGCTTGAGGGCGCAGCGCCCGCAGATGTCCCTCGTTTTCCAGTCCACGTCTTCGGGGTTGGGGCAGAAGCGCATGACGCACTTTTTATCGCGGCAGTGCCCCAGGCCGAAAAGGTGCCCCAGCTCGTGCACCGCCTCTTTGACGGCCCTCTCCTCGAATATGGTACGGTCGTGAGCCTCGCCGAAGAATTCGGGATGTAAGCGGTGGAGCGAGAGCGTGGCGATGCCATCGGCGATGTCGGCCTCGCCGTAGATGTAGTCGAAGCCGGGCGAGTAAAGGTCCACGTCAACCACGCCGAGTATTTTGTCTCCCGCGCTGCGTTTGAGATGCCTGAGGCGCGTCAGCAGGAGCGGGGATTTGTACTGCTCGCGGATGGGGTCGTAGGCATAGGTAAGGCTGGTGATGCGCCGCCTGATTTCCACCGGCCGCTTGAAGGCCGCCTCGGCGGCCCCCCGCAACGCCTCTAAAACGGCGGAACCCGTGTCCGACATCTGCACCAGAATGATGCTCTGCATGGCATTGATTCTATATCTACTGCATTCCCCGTTCAACTCGGAACAGGACTTCTTCTTGTTTATGTTGATTCCGGTGGTATAATAAGTATGCTATGAAAGCGATGAATAAAACCCCAGCTTTATCATCAGCGATTGTGTCCATCATCACAGTGCTTGTGTTTTCTCAAGTTGCTTGTTCAGGGCAAACCCAATCAAATTTCATCAAGTATGTCCCGCCGTCTTATTATAATTGCACTGACACGACGCCTGAAAACCTGCTCCAGGCATACTTCGGCCGCTATAACGCCGTTCCTGGAGCCGAAATCATCTTCAACGGGCAGGTTTTTGTTTTCAAGAACATAGTAATAACCGACTGCTCACTCAAGTATGCCACAGCGGACTATATATGGGTACAGAGTATTATCAAGTGCTATTTCCTTCAGAGTGGGAGCGTGCGTCAATTGAGAGCGGGCCAAAAAGTTGACGTTGTAGGAGTGGATGCAGGCATTTCTAAAGAATACACCGGGGCGCTTGTTTTTACCGGGTGCGTATTTTTACCGGCGGGTTCAGTCCAAATTCCCGTCGAGGGTATTTCAGCCCTGACTCTCCCGTCTTATTGACAAACGCTGAGGACTGCTGGAATGAGACACATGGCGCTCAAAGGTTGTTCTCTGGCAGCCACTGTGTCGCTGGTCATTTCCGCAATTCTTGGCGGAGGCTGCAAGGGCTCGACAAGAGAAAATCTTGTTCCCTATGTTCCACCCGCATACCTCGAATGCACCGAGATCACAACCTATGAGTTAGCCTTTTCCTACTGGTCGCCGTATTCCATGCGTATATTTGAAGCCGAAGGCCGGGCGATACCCGGGGAAGCTTATATAGGGGAAGTATTCGTCATCAAAAATTATCCAATTACTTCTTACGTGCTCAAGGAGGGCAAGAGGGGTTATATCTGGGTGGATATGATCAAGTGTTTTGCGCTTAACTCAAGAGACTTATTGCGTCTGAAGGCCGGAACTTTCGTAGATGTGGTTGGCGTAAACAAAGGCCCCGAAGCTAAGGATTATCTGGAATTCAGCGAGGGAGTACTGGTATTCGTCGACTGCGCCATATTACCTGCCGGCGCCATAAAACTCCCGACCGAAGGCAGCTCATACGGCGTTCCG
Encoded here:
- a CDS encoding DUF4418 family protein; amino-acid sequence: MVRRILGILIIILAIGIAVVPQLTKCDVSTMKCNYTADAEMALALPILIEGLVLVIGRKESQFGLALVGAALGISVILVAYVLIGVCSSTMMTMDCITIMKPSLLVLGLLLILANIGLLWSSMRNKT
- a CDS encoding ABC transporter ATP-binding protein, with the translated sequence MIKLVNVTKEFNLDEQVITPVRDVNLEVSKGEFVIIIGRSGTGKSTMLNLVAGLIRPTTGSVLVEGRDLAQLSDKEMSRLRSREMGYVFQFPSLLPALTIRDNIAMPSTFSADENRKGSPKRAEDLLEMLGLGERMDCYPRHLSAGEQKRAVIARSLMNEPRILLADEPTSDLDERTEKEIMALLKQIHDSGVTILMVTHSLGLVPYATRAYSMGKGKLELTHQK
- a CDS encoding archemetzincin, whose translation is MQSIILVQMSDTGSAVLEALRGAAEAAFKRPVEIRRRITSLTYAYDPIREQYKSPLLLTRLRHLKRSAGDKILGVVDVDLYSPGFDYIYGEADIADGIATLSLHRLHPEFFGEAHDRTIFEERAVKEAVHELGHLFGLGHCRDKKCVMRFCPNPEDVDWKTRDICGRCALKLR